Below is a window of Lytechinus variegatus isolate NC3 chromosome 4, Lvar_3.0, whole genome shotgun sequence DNA.
ATTTCAGTCACTAAACctagaaagaataaaaaaatattctaccCCTAAAATAGTGTAGTCTAAAGCAATGCATTCAATTAGTATTTCAATTGAAAGGAGAGGAAGAACGATCTTGTAGTTGCATACAAAGATTTCCAGAACACTGATGACAACCATACTGCTAGTCTATGATATTTACTAAGCTGTACAAATTGACCATTATTTtgctttatattcattttatagcACTGTAATTCTAAAGTTTTCATACAGCCTGAAATATTTGAACCCTTCAGTGAAATTTAGTCTGATGAGTGtggtcaaatattttttttaatcactgtgTACATCCTGCATACTaggaatcatcatcatcatgtctgTTATGAATTCtaattacaaattttcagcaaGAATTAAACATTCtgctttctctcttttcatttgtttcagaAAAAGTCACAATGCTGCACATCCTAggtatattattactatttgtAATATTTGACAAGACTTCTGGAAGTGAGATATGCCCAGATGCAAAACACTGCAAAATTGTTCATGTTGAAGAAAATGTAGAGTACATCTTTGACTTCTTGGTGGATCAAAATTCACAAGACTGCACTTTCTCTGTGAAATTCAATGGAGCTATATTCAATAACAATGGCACTTTCCTTTATAGTGAACACTTTACTGCTTTGAAACATCCCAGAACTCATATCACAGCAAGGACTGTATTTGACCATTTAATTGTTACCCTTGAGATCAGATCAATTCGGGTTGATGACGCAGGAAGATACAGAGCAATATTCCAATGCAGTAACTCCACATCAACTATTTCACAATCTTACATTTTACGAGTATACCACCCTCCTGGAACTGCCTCCTGTCAATGGCATGAACCCGGTGAATTAAACCTAACCCATGTAAACTACCAACACCTGCCGGCATTGCAGTGCTTAACAAGAAACGGTTATCCCGAAAGTAATATTATTTGTTACTCCAGGCATCATCAGGCAATTATTGCACACAATCCCCGCTATATTGCAGGAGATGAGATCATAACATCCATATTCTGGCTACCTAGGAAATCCCTCCGATGCTGTTCCGTAAGTGAGTTGTACCGCAAAAGCTATCGAAGGTGCAGAGACTTTGTATCAACTGAGCGTGGTCAAGAGCATTCAACACAAATTCTGTTTTCTACCGAATCCCTGTCACAAAGCACAACAGTTCCTGTAGTGAGAGCAAAGATACCAACTGGACGACTACAACCAACACTGTATATTACTTCAACAGCTCACCAGCTTTTTGTCAATGAAAAAGTTTTCCTTTGGAACCaaattatatttgttatttGGCTTTCTTCCATATTTTGAAGGTATTGATAAAGTAGAACTTTAATTCAATAACAAAGGAGCAGTTATTTGCTACTGATAGTTTAGTGCGACTACATTTTTGAGGTTCAATATGTATAAGCTGATCTTTGCCATTGttgctttggcaactctttgtTCTGTAAGTAAATCCTTCCAATTTACATTTACAGAAGGGGACATAGCAgaattaagatttcaatataaCATTGAGGGTCCTTTGGATTTTCAGTTGAGAATAGGTGATAGTGAACCATTCTTTCAGAATGGAAGAAAAGTAGCAAACATGCTGACACAAAGTCAGTACAAGAGgtttaaaatcaaaatggccACATCCCAATCGAAAAGTCGATTTGTTCAACTGCAAATTCAAAACATATCTCGTACAGATATTGGAGATTACATATGTGAACTTGTAAGAGATGGCAACATTCTTGAGGATACAACACAAAGGTTTTCAGTGCATATTGAATATCCTCCTGGTCTAGCATCTTGCGTTATTAGCAGCATAAAAAAGGTTCACTTTGGCATTAATGATATCTGGGAAATAATGAACTGCTCAGCTCTAACAGGTACTGACCCTGgatatatttcatgttttcaaaACAATGAGCAATCGCCCCCATGGACGATCCCCATTTCAAACCAAACCCACACTCTCCAAAAGATTTGGGTTCGGACAACACTTCCACTTGTCTGTTGCTCCTCAACCTACAGATTACCAAAGACGCTTTGCGAATGCAATGATTTCTCATGGGGCCTTGACAACAGAACTGTAATTGATTCATGCTCTCATAGCTCAACTACATCTTTCCACAAGAAATCACCAATAAAAAGGGAAGAATATCACACAGATGAGGTCACACAAAGCACAAATACCATGACATATGGTACCTCTGAAACTGTAGGTGTGAAGGTAGAGGGTGACGGTAAAAACATGATGATATCGGTTGGAATGATTATTACTTCAAGTGTGTGTTTCctggtgaatatcattttcatgttattttgcTTCCAGAGAGTAGAAACCCGTTTATCAAGTGAGCTGAAAGACATCAGGAAATCACTTGAGGATGTCAAGAAGTCTTCATAAAACGAATAGACTTTAGACTAAAGTAATGGCTATTTGGCACTGACTCTAACCATAACACCTGCCATGTAAATGTAATGTAAATCATATGGCTGTCCATCAGTTTTGACTGAGACAATACATTAATGTCAAGTTAAGTTCAGTATATATTTCCTAGCATGACTCCACGTGCAAATTTTACAGGAGCTACATAAGATAGAGTCAGTGCACGCATAAGCTCGGGTAGTTTCTTAGAGGTAAGAGGCTTTGGCATGTCTTGAGGCCCTCATCTTCTGCTTGATGTAGCTCAAATAACATGCATGTGGCTGAAACTTTATTTCAGGTCCAATGCATTTACAGCAAAAGTACAAAAAACTGTTTTCAGAAAAAACCTTGAAAGTGGGCAGGCTTGCCGACCTTGGTTTTACGAGTTTGGAAGTGTGTAAAGCAGTAATACATCTTCTTAGTCGCAACTCGAAACAATATGCAGAGATTATATTCCTTTAAATTGTCAATTGTATGACTTTGAAAATCATCTAGATATTGCAATTTGTATTCTAGAAGTCTCCAAGAATGAAGTGTCTTTTCTGGTCATGCGTGGCTTCAAAAGATAGTTTAAGTCTGTGATTAAATACTAATTGAGTTAGTTAAGTAAGATACAATATCAATATGATTGTTACAAAAGTAATCTTTATTTGCACTCTTCATTTGAGTGCTATTACCTGTGTTAAAAAGTACATTAAGCTGGAGGTAGGCCTATTGATGttacatgaaataatgtttaagcTTGCTAGTTAAATCATatacacataggcctatagtgCCTACCATTAATCATACAGTGTcatcagaaaacaaaataaatatatatatatagttcagttcagttcagtttatttattttctcatcaatataaaaaaacaatatacaatatgtacatgagtaaaaattacacaaaaagagaaaaaaaggaaaactacTTAAAAGTTCATGAGAACTTGTGAGTTGTAGCTCCcgaacaataacaaaaaaaaaacatataaagatcaaatgaaaaataaacacacaGCATCAGCAATCACCAGCATACATACAAGGGTGGACGGGGGACAGTCAGGGGAAGTGTAAAATTaggcagaaaaaaattattttgaatattcacTTATATACACGttttttaactaaaaaaaatatatataaatataaatatatatatatatatatatatatatgttatggatttattatacagtgcgtcccagaaaaaacgaaaccgagatttagcgatcatttatcattacttaatcataaataaaatagacaaatgacctaccaatttaaagcttagaatctcctctttcatctgatattacttagattatttctcattcacgcatgagtgagcaaatacaatttgaagaaaggatatcaaaaactcattttgcggggggtatctgggtttcaaaaagaaaaacacatttttgaaaagttcaatatctcctctttaatttgatacctaaattacagagaatggtcaagaaataacaaagttctggtcatttgaaataaggcttgaatttcagtaatttcataaattgaagaggttctccaggctggctttcaaactcactcgacactccattttgttgacgatcagccatgcattaaatcttttgttcaccatgcgaaagcttctgtgggaaaccggtgaaaacacgtttatctcatgaaattatggaaatacaagccttatttcaaatgaccagaacttttttatttcttgacaattttctgtaattgaggtaccaaattaaagagcagatattgaatttttcagaaatgtggttttctttttgaaacccagataccccccgccaaatgagtttttggtatcctttcttcaaattgtttttgctcactcatgcgtgaataagaaatagcctaagtaatatcatatgaaagaggagattctaagctttaaattggtaggtcatttgtctattctatttatgattaagttatgataaatggtcgctaaatctcggtttcgtttattctgggacgcactgtatgtaCAGAGGCCTTGATAAGTTTACATGCATTAGATTAACAAAACCATTCATGTACTTTTTGTATTCATGTACAATGtattcaaaacaaataaagGAAGGGTACCTTAGTTTGCATACAAAAACTTTGTACTGCTGCAAGTTTTGTAAAAATGTAGAAGAGAAAAAGCGGAAAAATACTTGATGCATGTATTACAGTTTGCAAAATAACATAAACAATGAAAAGAATATACTAAAGATTAATATCCATGTGCATGTGCTTTTTTGACTAATTTTGTCCCAAACACTAACATGAGATTTAGTTGGGGTTTTTTCAGTCACAGTATGGAGCAAAGTAGGTGTCTGGAACAATATTAGATACCACATAAATCAAAgttcagtatttttttcaataagacatctatttttaacaattctaaagcattcccccccccccttcaatcaCAGATGAAGGCATATTAAGGTGTGTTAATGCTTCCATTGCAGAGACAGAGTCAGCTCTTTAAACGTTGTTTCAGATCGCCGATCGTAAacatggttctgggagtgctgtttaatGGTTATGCTTCATTTTTCAGAGGCAAAATCGCAATCTGCAGCTAGCTTTGGTTTGTAATTTTCGTTGAGCATGAAAGCGAGGTCAAAAAGGGCGCGCTCTTTTTCTAAAGTTTTTCTTTAGTATTGTTATGGTCGACTATTATGTTAAATTCAAAAAATCTCCGATCTTTTAGTAATTGCAAGGAGCTATGACATAAAATTTCTACCATGGTAaggataatacatgtagtaagaCAAAATAAAGTATATACGTATAAataagacaagtggaatgcctctggccgtctcacctgcatcacgcgtttcaatatagcagcagtgctgactttgaatactactctaactcgcacaagatgttcagtgatacatggttactcttatgtccacttttttatgaactagaccaataaacttacagagatatgatggttattcaacaaaaaaccccaacatagccaaagttcattgaccttacatgacctttgaccttgatcatgtgacctgaaactcgaacaggatgttcagtgatacttgattactcttatgtacaagtttcatgaatcagatccataaactttcaaagttatgatgttaattcaacagatacacccaattcggccaaagttcattgacctttgaccttggtcatgtgacctgaaacgcgcacaggatgttcagtgatacttgattactctaatgtccaagtttaatgaactagaccaataaactttcaaagttatgatggtaattcaacagatacccccgattcggcaaaagttcattgaccctaaatgacctttgaccttaatcatgagacctgaaacttgcacaaaattttcagtgatgcttgattactattgtgtccaagtttcatgaatcagatccataaactttcaaagttatgatgggaattcaacagatatccccaattcggccaaagttcattgaccctaaatgacctttgaccttggtcatgtgacgtgaaactaatccaggatgttcagtgatacttgattaacctaatatccaagtttcatgaactaggtccatatattttctaagttatgatgacatttcaaaaacttaacctcaggttaagatttcgatgttgattcctccaacatggtctaagttcattgaccctaaatgacctttgaccttggtcatgtgacatgaaactctaataggatgttcagtaatacttgattaaccttatggccaagttttattaactaggtccatatactttctaagttatgacgtcatttcaaaaacttaacctcaggttaagatttgatgttgacgccgccgccgccgccgccgtcggaaaagcggcgcctatagtctcactttgcttcgcaggtgagacaaaaatggtaaGAAATCAATTTGTTTATGCTACTGCACGGCTTCTGGCTTCTTATCATAACTCATGTTCCATATTTTTAATACCTCAACATTCATTGTGATAGCACTTAATATTCATGCATGCAAATATTCATTGGTCACTATTAAAAACAGGGAGTTGAGAGGTAATTTCGTGGAGGTAATTCCCTGTAATAGCACCATGCAACTGTATTTGCCCACGGATATTCATCTCTCTGGAAGCATTACCAAATGGCGTCATTTAAAAACATTTACAATTGCGGTCCTGCCATTTAAACACATTTACTATTGCGGTCCTGCCATTTAAACACATTTACTATTGCGGTCCTGTCTTTGAACGTTTAAAGAGCTGACTTCCCTAGAAACTGGTCAAATGTTTAGAAACCCACCTTTCTTTTTGGCGTTCTGAaacatattgattttaaaataaccatggacgcaaccatgttttggactaatcacatATGAAAACGCAGATTCGGGCCTGAAAAAGTCATTAAACACAACCTTAGACACAAAATTTTTAGGGGCAGATTGCTGGGTACAAATAATACCACCCAAGAAATTGCAGTTTCCACTCCAGCTGGATCTGCTACTGCTCTTGATTAACAGataaggtcacatgacaaagccATTAGGTTAAAGTTCATCCATTATACCAATTGAAACTAAAATCACTTCCTGAGATGCACTGAGAACTACCCTCTTCAGCAAAGAACATCCATTAATACTTGAACTGACAAAGTAAAACTATAGATTATCAACCAAAACCTGGCTATAATCATGCAATTGAAACAACTGTCTCTAGAAATCAAAACTAATTCACAGACAGGAAGACAGGACTTCaataaagaaagaacaaaaagatcATTGTCATAAACCACTTTCAGCCAAGTCAATCTGTTCATTTAAAAGAGCATCAATCTCATTGTGTCACCTCAGTATCAAGGATTCAAGGATGGATATCCAAATACTCCCGCTCACTTTTCTATTGATTATTAATGCTGAAGTCAAAGCATTTTGCGATAATTCTGAAGCCATCTTTCTGACACACCCATCAGATCAAACTGTGAAGGAAGGAGAAAATGCTGTGTTCACCTGCAAGATATACACAACTAATCATGAAGCAGACACACTCACTTGGGTGAGTGACCCTCCATTACCATACAATGCCATGGCAGTCAACTATAACCCTAGGACAAAGCAGTTAACATCGAGAATTGGGTTGGCAAATGTCAACAGAGACAGCACAAGTACTCATGCATGCATTGCTCAAATTTTCGACCAGCAGGGCCAGTCGATGACATGCCTGTCAAAAGAAGCTAGACTTCATGTAATTTACTTTCCAAAGGAGGATGAACTATTCTGCAGCCCAAGTACCGTGCCTAAGCTTGAAGGaaatgaaactttcagcatAAGATGTGAAGTACCTCCAGGTAATCCTCCAGTAAACATGTCCTGGTACCTGGATGGGATTGAGATACCCTCATCAAGGCCAAACCTCAATAACAACACCCAAAGTCTGCTTCAAGATCTTCAGGTTCATAGGTCTTTCCACAATAAGACAGTAGCATGCTTGGTAACAAGCAACAAGCACTTCCCTCATGAGCAGTTAAAGTGTATAATAGGCCCTTTCGTTGTATCAGATACTGAAAGCTATCCTGGCTTCCACAAAGAGAGTTTCAAGAATTTCAAGACAACAATCCAGACCACCATTGatgctgaaaatgaaatatcacagCATACAACTGAGGTATCAATACAGACAGACATGAATGTCTATCAAGACATCGATGTGACAAAAAACGCAAGATATACAGCATCAGCAGGATCTCTGAATAAAACGACCTACATATATATTGCAGCAATAGGTGTGCTTGGGTTCATTGCAATCATAATTACACTATCAGCCACAAGAGTGTTGAGTTCCATGAGATATCCTAACAAGGATACAGTAATGATGAAATCTATCAAGATTTCTAAATCATCAGATCCAGCAGAGGTAGCAGGATATAGTACAAGAGCCATGTCTGAGCCAATCTATGAAGAAGCATCCAACCTCTCCTCTCTACATCTTAGTAA
It encodes the following:
- the LOC121413244 gene encoding uncharacterized protein LOC121413244; this translates as MLHILGILLLFVIFDKTSGSEICPDAKHCKIVHVEENVEYIFDFLVDQNSQDCTFSVKFNGAIFNNNGTFLYSEHFTALKHPRTHITARTVFDHLIVTLEIRSIRVDDAGRYRAIFQCSNSTSTISQSYILRVYHPPGTASCQWHEPGELNLTHVNYQHLPALQCLTRNGYPESNIICYSRHHQAIIAHNPRYIAGDEIITSIFWLPRKSLRCCSVSELYRKSYRRCRDFVSTERGQEHSTQILFSTESLSQSTTVPVVRAKIPTGRLQPTLYITSTAHQLFVNEKVFLWNQIIFVIWLSSIF
- the LOC121413243 gene encoding uncharacterized protein LOC121413243, with translation MYKLIFAIVALATLCSVSKSFQFTFTEGDIAELRFQYNIEGPLDFQLRIGDSEPFFQNGRKVANMLTQSQYKRFKIKMATSQSKSRFVQLQIQNISRTDIGDYICELVRDGNILEDTTQRFSVHIEYPPGLASCVISSIKKVHFGINDIWEIMNCSALTGTDPGYISCFQNNEQSPPWTIPISNQTHTLQKIWVRTTLPLVCCSSTYRLPKTLCECNDFSWGLDNRTVIDSCSHSSTTSFHKKSPIKREEYHTDEVTQSTNTMTYGTSETVGVKVEGDGKNMMISVGMIITSSVCFLVNIIFMLFCFQRVETRLSSELKDIRKSLEDVKKSS